The following are from one region of the Alicyclobacillus fastidiosus genome:
- a CDS encoding organic hydroperoxide resistance protein produces MQKLYTATVSVEGGGRNGHIRSSDGVLNLDVRMPKELGGSGEHATNPEQLFAAGYAACFDSAVNLVARTRRIRVTDTSVTADVTIGKVEDGTFELAVVLNVKIPGISYDAAREIAEAAHQVCPYSKATRGNIDVELNVVEV; encoded by the coding sequence ATGCAAAAACTCTATACTGCCACGGTCAGCGTTGAAGGAGGCGGCCGCAACGGCCACATTCGATCGTCCGACGGAGTCTTGAATTTGGATGTTCGCATGCCGAAGGAACTCGGTGGAAGCGGTGAGCATGCGACGAATCCAGAACAACTTTTTGCAGCAGGGTACGCGGCTTGTTTTGACAGCGCAGTAAACCTTGTAGCGAGGACCCGTCGTATTCGTGTGACTGACACATCGGTGACTGCGGACGTCACCATTGGCAAGGTAGAGGACGGTACGTTTGAGCTTGCTGTAGTTCTCAATGTCAAAATCCCTGGTATCTCATACGACGCCGCACGAGAGATCGCCGAAGCTGCACATCAGGTATGCCCGTACTCCAAGGCAACTCGTGGCAATATCGATGTTGAGCTAAACGTCGTTGAAGTGTGA
- a CDS encoding CGNR zinc finger domain-containing protein, producing MAQSEQFPLISGHLSLDLVNTELVRRGTRHDLLVTVEDLTRWVSEMNQSGSLHPSAIPDVSNSPEVLQNVRKLRQVLRYHFVNITEGVLPSDDFRRHWEGLIANAPFAYRLIGDSLVQVPIGTPSDAVASLVSLDVLRLLATGELLTLRRCANPDCVLLFFDATGKRKWCSMRICGNRAKVARHEHRRKTPTVGNQDMGV from the coding sequence ATGGCACAATCTGAGCAATTCCCACTGATTTCGGGACACCTTTCGCTGGATCTGGTCAATACGGAGTTGGTCAGGCGAGGTACGAGGCACGACTTGCTAGTCACGGTTGAGGACCTTACCCGTTGGGTGTCTGAGATGAATCAATCAGGAAGTTTACATCCTTCCGCCATACCGGACGTCTCCAATTCACCCGAAGTTCTACAGAACGTGCGGAAGTTGCGGCAAGTCTTGCGGTACCATTTCGTGAACATAACAGAAGGAGTTTTACCATCGGATGACTTCCGACGACATTGGGAGGGGCTCATCGCTAACGCGCCATTCGCTTACCGGTTGATCGGCGATTCTCTAGTACAAGTTCCAATCGGAACGCCATCCGATGCCGTGGCATCGCTTGTCTCACTTGATGTTCTCCGGTTGCTTGCAACTGGAGAGCTACTAACCCTTCGCCGATGTGCGAACCCGGATTGTGTTTTACTATTCTTCGATGCAACTGGTAAACGCAAGTGGTGCTCAATGCGAATCTGTGGTAACCGAGCAAAGGTCGCTCGACATGAACATCGACGCAAAACACCAACCGTTGGCAATCAAGATATGGGCGTGTGA
- a CDS encoding nuclear transport factor 2 family protein gives MNPLSIKPPFTEATARAKVKAAEDAWNSRDPERVALAYTEDSEWRNRSEFFKGRDAIKAFLTRKWTRELNYRLMKELWCYTENRISVRFEYEWRDAETGQWMRTHGNEHWEFDNDGLMRRRDMSANDYPIDESERRYT, from the coding sequence ATGAATCCTTTAAGTATTAAACCGCCTTTTACCGAAGCAACAGCTCGGGCTAAAGTAAAAGCTGCGGAAGACGCCTGGAATTCGCGGGACCCTGAACGTGTGGCGCTAGCGTATACAGAGGACTCGGAATGGCGCAACCGATCGGAGTTTTTCAAGGGGAGAGATGCCATCAAGGCCTTTTTAACGCGCAAATGGACGAGGGAACTGAATTACCGTTTGATGAAAGAACTGTGGTGCTACACGGAGAATCGAATTTCTGTGCGCTTCGAATACGAATGGCGGGACGCTGAGACGGGGCAGTGGATGAGAACGCATGGCAACGAACACTGGGAGTTCGATAATGACGGGCTTATGCGCAGAAGAGACATGAGTGCCAATGATTACCCCATCGATGAATCTGAACGCAGATACACTTGA
- a CDS encoding SDR family oxidoreductase: MKLQDQVAIVTGAGSGMGKEIAKLFAQEGAKVVLADIALEPLHAVVKEIEQAGGKATGVVANVAKEEDIQKLVDTAVNEFGTLDVLVNNAGIMDNMTAAADVTDDLWERVFAVNVTGPMRAIRKSLPIMVKQGHGVIVNTASVGGLFGSRAGAAYTASKHAVVGLTKSVGYQYAKLGIRCNAIAPGAVETNIMADSPNLDMTALGVQQSMVGMGTNPRMGHPGEIAKAALFLASDDASFINGTVITADAGWTAY, from the coding sequence ATGAAATTACAAGACCAAGTTGCCATCGTAACAGGTGCAGGATCCGGAATGGGGAAAGAGATCGCTAAGCTGTTCGCTCAAGAAGGCGCAAAGGTGGTCTTAGCTGACATTGCTCTGGAACCGCTACATGCCGTTGTAAAGGAAATTGAGCAGGCCGGTGGCAAAGCAACTGGTGTGGTGGCCAACGTTGCCAAGGAAGAGGACATTCAAAAGCTTGTGGATACCGCGGTAAATGAGTTCGGTACGCTCGATGTTTTAGTCAATAATGCAGGTATTATGGATAACATGACTGCTGCTGCTGACGTGACGGATGACCTGTGGGAACGTGTCTTTGCTGTAAATGTAACTGGGCCTATGCGGGCAATTCGAAAGTCACTCCCGATCATGGTCAAGCAGGGGCATGGCGTCATCGTCAATACCGCCTCAGTTGGTGGGCTCTTCGGATCACGGGCAGGTGCTGCCTACACTGCATCAAAACACGCAGTGGTCGGTCTCACAAAGAGCGTTGGCTATCAATATGCTAAACTTGGCATCCGCTGCAACGCGATCGCACCAGGTGCAGTTGAGACGAATATCATGGCCGATTCACCCAACTTGGATATGACAGCACTAGGTGTCCAACAATCCATGGTTGGTATGGGTACGAACCCGCGAATGGGGCACCCCGGTGAAATTGCTAAAGCCGCATTATTTCTAGCATCCGATGACGCTAGCTTCATTAACGGTACCGTGATCACGGCGGACGCTGGATGGACCGCGTATTAA
- a CDS encoding cytochrome P450 produces the protein MSMTSQTVLLHEISKLHSKQAQWEPYAWYKEMREHSPVFYDGDQDVWNVFLYDHAKRVLSDHQLFSNKKDRSFIPVPRDDNRSNVFFVDPPEHRNRRALLAHAFTPRSLEEWRPKIEAITEELITAMEGQTTVDIVQKLAVPLPVTVIAGLLGAPSKDREQIKCWTDILFYPYAKETYGDLVQQKAKAMKEFYDYLFPIVQEKRKHPAHDIISDLTKAELEGERLTDAEVVMSSIGLLGAGNETTTMLISNMFYAMLFDQPGVYQELRDDLSSVPKLVEEVLRFRFPSANDRQVAQDTTIFGHEMKRGQIVVAWIGAANRDAAQFPHPETFDIHRPENKRHLTFGSGPHFCLGAPLARMEANIALTAFVKRFSDIQPVEQFDVTEHLIDSGVGQSLKRLPIRLT, from the coding sequence ATGAGTATGACCAGTCAAACTGTCCTTTTACACGAAATTTCGAAGCTCCACTCTAAACAGGCACAGTGGGAACCTTATGCTTGGTATAAGGAAATGAGAGAGCACAGCCCTGTATTTTATGATGGCGATCAAGATGTCTGGAATGTGTTTCTATATGATCATGCCAAGCGTGTGCTTTCCGATCACCAGTTGTTCTCGAACAAGAAAGATCGAAGTTTTATCCCCGTGCCCAGAGACGACAACCGCAGCAACGTATTCTTTGTCGATCCGCCCGAACACCGCAATCGCCGGGCCCTGCTCGCTCACGCGTTCACTCCTCGAAGCCTGGAAGAGTGGAGGCCCAAAATCGAAGCCATCACAGAGGAATTAATCACGGCTATGGAAGGTCAGACGACCGTGGATATTGTCCAGAAGCTAGCCGTCCCCTTGCCCGTCACTGTGATCGCAGGACTATTGGGGGCTCCTTCAAAAGACAGGGAGCAAATCAAGTGTTGGACGGATATCCTCTTTTACCCGTATGCCAAAGAGACGTATGGTGATCTGGTTCAGCAAAAAGCGAAGGCCATGAAGGAGTTTTACGACTACCTGTTCCCTATCGTGCAAGAAAAGCGAAAGCATCCCGCACATGACATCATCTCCGATCTAACCAAGGCTGAGCTTGAGGGCGAACGATTAACAGATGCAGAAGTCGTGATGTCTAGTATCGGGTTGCTGGGCGCAGGCAATGAAACCACGACAATGCTGATCTCGAATATGTTTTACGCCATGCTGTTTGATCAGCCCGGTGTATACCAGGAACTCCGAGACGATTTGTCATCCGTCCCCAAGCTGGTTGAGGAGGTGCTGCGCTTCCGCTTCCCGAGTGCCAATGACCGCCAGGTTGCTCAGGATACCACCATCTTCGGACACGAGATGAAGCGAGGCCAGATAGTCGTCGCATGGATTGGTGCCGCAAACCGGGATGCTGCGCAATTTCCCCACCCAGAAACATTTGATATCCATCGTCCTGAGAATAAACGCCACCTGACTTTTGGATCCGGCCCACATTTCTGTTTGGGCGCTCCGCTGGCCCGCATGGAAGCGAACATCGCTTTAACCGCCTTTGTGAAGCGATTCTCCGATATTCAACCAGTCGAGCAATTCGATGTAACCGAACATTTGATCGATTCGGGGGTGGGCCAGTCCCTCAAGCGCCTCCCCATTCGATTAACGTAG
- a CDS encoding PadR family transcriptional regulator, whose translation MYAEILILGQLLSGPKHGYEIKKNIQKDLGEEFEINNNLLYPALRRFLEMGAISKEVVKSDGKPERHVYLMTDVGEEIFNDMIRDFPGKLAASQMEFLVRVALFDRLEPDMRQEILHKRQEVLEERLHFFRHIENTHSESPFVIEVIRFQRSQVEHELAWIVNLEHA comes from the coding sequence GTGTACGCGGAGATCTTGATATTGGGACAACTTTTGTCAGGTCCTAAGCACGGCTATGAGATCAAGAAAAACATACAAAAGGATCTCGGAGAGGAATTTGAGATCAACAATAATCTGTTATACCCTGCTTTGCGCCGTTTCCTTGAGATGGGTGCCATCTCCAAGGAAGTCGTGAAATCCGACGGAAAGCCAGAGCGCCACGTCTACTTGATGACCGATGTCGGAGAAGAGATCTTCAATGATATGATTCGCGATTTTCCGGGTAAACTGGCTGCTAGCCAAATGGAGTTTTTGGTCAGGGTGGCCTTGTTTGATCGATTGGAACCCGACATGCGGCAGGAGATTCTCCACAAGAGACAGGAAGTGCTGGAAGAAAGACTGCATTTCTTTCGGCATATCGAGAATACCCATTCAGAGAGTCCGTTTGTCATAGAGGTCATTCGCTTCCAAAGAAGTCAGGTCGAGCACGAATTGGCGTGGATTGTAAACCTGGAACACGCGTGA
- a CDS encoding extracellular solute-binding protein, translated as MTRAYRNLWSAAAIGLVATMSLTGCGTASNGSSNSNSSQKSVNITFSWWTNPTRTKETQQAISLFEKKYPNIHVTMEYMPWDGYWSKMATEAAAGSAPDVMQMDGSVLDEYVTKNQLMDLGTTSVDSSGLAKDVVQLGDVNGKLYAIPAAVNALAMVYNPALLKQAGVSFDPSKNYTWDDFAKLCEEIHQKLPNVYGATDEIYNEAELAYWARCNGEQMYATDGKSLAISKKTLTNWFTYWLNLQKDGGVPTAQLNAAYNHDDGQTNPFDKSQVAFTSMFIGEDVEYQQYLGKPIVRTMLPDWGDSNKPYSVHPAMYWSMSSTTKYPKQAAELINFLENDPQVSKIFLNERGVTANTSNMEADSKLGNSTVATQDTFMKQVEQVSSPTPLDPPAGSNVTTILQTIGQEVTYGKLTPSQAADQFTTQANQVLSQNS; from the coding sequence ATGACTAGAGCGTATCGAAATTTGTGGAGTGCTGCGGCAATTGGGTTGGTCGCTACAATGTCACTCACTGGATGTGGTACGGCATCGAACGGGTCAAGTAATTCTAACTCATCTCAGAAAAGTGTTAATATTACATTTTCGTGGTGGACGAATCCGACACGTACGAAAGAGACACAGCAGGCGATTAGTTTATTTGAGAAGAAATACCCGAATATTCATGTTACTATGGAATACATGCCGTGGGATGGTTATTGGTCGAAAATGGCGACCGAAGCCGCAGCGGGAAGTGCTCCTGACGTCATGCAGATGGACGGATCGGTCCTTGACGAGTACGTAACCAAGAACCAACTGATGGATTTGGGTACGACATCGGTTGATTCCTCGGGGCTGGCTAAAGATGTTGTGCAATTGGGCGATGTGAACGGCAAGTTGTATGCTATCCCCGCTGCTGTGAACGCGTTGGCCATGGTGTATAATCCTGCCCTGCTAAAGCAAGCTGGTGTGTCGTTTGACCCCTCAAAGAACTACACCTGGGATGATTTCGCGAAACTTTGTGAAGAAATTCACCAGAAACTCCCCAACGTCTATGGCGCCACGGATGAGATTTACAATGAGGCCGAGTTGGCGTATTGGGCCAGGTGTAATGGAGAGCAGATGTACGCTACTGATGGCAAATCTTTAGCGATCTCCAAGAAAACCCTCACAAACTGGTTTACCTACTGGCTAAACCTGCAAAAGGACGGCGGGGTGCCAACGGCTCAGTTGAATGCGGCATATAACCATGACGATGGACAGACCAATCCATTTGACAAGTCACAGGTCGCCTTTACATCCATGTTTATCGGCGAGGATGTCGAATATCAACAGTACCTTGGCAAGCCGATCGTCCGGACGATGCTGCCTGACTGGGGAGACTCCAACAAACCGTATTCCGTACATCCGGCTATGTACTGGTCGATGTCTTCGACGACGAAATATCCCAAGCAAGCTGCGGAATTGATCAACTTCCTCGAAAATGACCCACAGGTCTCAAAAATCTTCTTGAATGAGCGCGGGGTTACCGCTAACACAAGCAACATGGAGGCCGATTCAAAGCTCGGCAATAGCACCGTGGCGACGCAGGACACCTTTATGAAGCAGGTCGAGCAGGTGTCTAGTCCGACTCCATTAGATCCTCCCGCTGGAAGTAACGTTACGACGATCCTGCAGACGATTGGTCAAGAGGTGACGTATGGCAAATTGACCCCAAGCCAAGCTGCGGACCAATTCACCACTCAAGCAAATCAAGTACTCTCTCAAAATAGCTAA
- a CDS encoding sugar ABC transporter permease translates to MDTSTQAVVVKSNSVVNRSSKRTVLNNLSAYGFMTPWLLGMLLLTAGSMLFTLYLTFTNYDLLSRPQFIGFANFAQIFKDQNFWTSIRVTFLYVVLSVPARLIASLLVATLVSKQVRGIAVYRALIYLPSLIGGSVGASIGWRELFDQNGPIDSFLKLFGIHGPVWLGSPATSMVVLVLLSVWQFGSEMVIFLAGIKQIPGYLYESATIDGASSFQRYVRITLPMLSPLIFFNLLMGTISSFMVFTQVLVITDGGPMNSTLLYVLYLYQQAFQFFHMGYAAALSIILLILIALCSGFIFLTSRFWVNYDV, encoded by the coding sequence ATGGACACATCTACACAAGCCGTCGTAGTCAAGTCGAATTCAGTTGTCAACCGGAGTTCAAAGAGAACCGTTTTGAATAACTTGTCTGCGTACGGTTTTATGACACCTTGGCTTCTAGGTATGTTGCTTCTGACCGCAGGGTCCATGCTTTTCACCCTGTATCTGACCTTTACCAACTACGATTTGCTCAGTCGCCCTCAATTTATCGGATTTGCGAATTTCGCTCAAATTTTCAAAGATCAAAACTTCTGGACTTCCATTCGAGTGACGTTTCTTTACGTCGTGTTGTCAGTTCCAGCGCGACTCATTGCATCGTTACTCGTGGCCACACTGGTAAGTAAACAGGTGCGAGGAATCGCGGTGTATCGAGCGCTTATCTACCTGCCATCGTTAATTGGAGGTAGCGTTGGGGCATCCATTGGATGGAGAGAACTTTTTGATCAAAACGGGCCAATCGATTCGTTCCTCAAATTATTTGGAATCCATGGCCCGGTATGGCTCGGAAGTCCAGCTACGTCGATGGTCGTGTTGGTTTTGCTGAGCGTGTGGCAGTTCGGGTCCGAAATGGTGATCTTTTTGGCTGGCATCAAGCAAATACCGGGCTATCTGTACGAATCGGCGACCATCGACGGAGCATCGAGCTTTCAACGATACGTCCGGATCACACTGCCGATGTTGTCACCTCTCATCTTTTTTAACCTGCTGATGGGGACCATATCTTCATTCATGGTGTTCACACAGGTTTTGGTCATTACCGACGGTGGCCCGATGAACTCCACGTTGCTCTATGTTCTCTATCTATACCAACAGGCGTTCCAGTTCTTCCACATGGGTTACGCTGCAGCACTGTCCATCATTTTGCTCATTCTGATCGCGTTGTGTTCCGGGTTTATTTTTCTAACATCTAGGTTTTGGGTGAATTACGATGTTTAG
- a CDS encoding carbohydrate ABC transporter permease, giving the protein MGASRSYLRIGARHILLIVISFVMIYPILWMFFSSFKPESDIFSTSNLWPTRWTLKHYLDGMTGASGVNFGPMFLHSFEISIVVVVGALFSSSLTGFAFARLQFTAKRFLFGFMLATMMLPAQVVLIPQYIVFHKVGLINTFVPLMLPSFLGTTPFFIYLMVQFVRGIPKDLDEAAAIDGCSTFRLFRSIILPLARPAIITISIFAFYWTWNDFFSQLIYLNNPNLFTVPIGLSMFMDNMGQSQWGDLFAMSILSVIPILVVFIVFQRYLVEGIATQGLKN; this is encoded by the coding sequence ATGGGGGCTTCTAGATCCTATCTGCGAATAGGCGCTCGTCATATCCTCTTGATTGTGATCTCGTTTGTGATGATTTACCCGATTTTGTGGATGTTTTTCTCATCATTTAAGCCAGAGAGCGATATCTTTTCAACCTCAAATTTATGGCCAACGCGATGGACCCTGAAGCACTACCTTGATGGCATGACGGGAGCCTCGGGCGTCAACTTTGGCCCAATGTTCCTACACTCGTTTGAAATATCGATTGTCGTCGTCGTTGGCGCATTGTTTAGCTCATCGCTTACAGGCTTTGCATTTGCGAGGCTGCAATTTACTGCAAAAAGGTTTCTCTTTGGATTCATGCTAGCGACCATGATGCTGCCAGCTCAGGTGGTGCTGATCCCACAGTATATTGTTTTTCACAAGGTGGGTTTGATCAACACATTTGTGCCTTTAATGCTGCCGAGTTTCCTTGGAACGACACCGTTTTTCATCTATTTGATGGTGCAATTTGTGCGGGGGATACCAAAGGACTTGGACGAGGCAGCTGCGATTGATGGCTGCAGTACCTTCCGACTGTTTCGCTCGATCATCTTGCCGCTGGCGAGGCCAGCCATCATTACCATCTCGATCTTCGCATTTTACTGGACGTGGAATGACTTCTTTAGTCAGTTGATCTACCTGAACAATCCCAATCTATTCACTGTCCCGATTGGATTGAGCATGTTCATGGACAATATGGGTCAGAGTCAGTGGGGGGATTTGTTTGCTATGTCCATCCTCTCGGTAATCCCGATTCTCGTCGTGTTTATCGTATTCCAGAGGTATTTAGTGGAGGGCATTGCTACACAGGGACTGAAAAATTAG
- a CDS encoding enolase C-terminal domain-like protein — MKITDLIATTVTVPLEAPLRHSNGAHWGRFVRTIVEVHTDEGIIGLGEMGGGGESAEQAFHGLKSYLVGHDPFQLEELRFKICNPTASLYNNRTQMHAAIEFACLDIMGQKLGVPVYKLLGGKVRDTVPFASYLFFRLPNEVNGCGEVRTAEQLVAHASELKQKHGFTVHKLKGGVFHPEYELACYQELARAFPKDQLRYDPNAALSVEEAIWFGKQIEHLNNDYLEDPTWGLNGNRRVRSMVSLPLATNTLVVNFEQLAQNILNPSIDVILLDTTFWGGIRPCIKAASVCETFQLSVAVHSSGELGIQLATMLHLGAVLPNLTFAADAHYHHLQDDIIEGGKLQYVDGAIRVPETPGLGVQLNRDKLEEYAALYREVGGYAYDRDPSRKEWFPLIPNTKWADPSVGFNCEVPVQHAR, encoded by the coding sequence ATGAAAATTACCGACTTGATTGCAACGACTGTCACAGTGCCGCTCGAGGCCCCATTGCGACACAGCAACGGGGCGCACTGGGGGCGATTTGTTCGGACCATTGTCGAAGTCCATACAGACGAAGGGATTATCGGTCTGGGTGAGATGGGAGGCGGCGGTGAGAGTGCGGAGCAAGCGTTTCACGGGCTAAAGTCCTACCTCGTCGGACACGATCCGTTTCAATTAGAAGAGTTGCGGTTCAAAATTTGCAACCCGACCGCGAGCCTTTACAATAATCGGACACAAATGCATGCCGCGATCGAATTTGCATGCCTCGACATCATGGGGCAGAAACTCGGCGTACCCGTCTATAAACTGCTAGGTGGAAAAGTCCGCGATACGGTCCCTTTTGCAAGTTACTTGTTCTTCCGTTTGCCAAACGAAGTCAACGGCTGCGGAGAGGTCCGCACCGCAGAACAGTTAGTCGCTCATGCGTCTGAGCTCAAGCAAAAGCACGGGTTTACCGTTCATAAATTAAAGGGTGGTGTATTTCATCCGGAATACGAATTGGCGTGTTATCAAGAGCTGGCTCGGGCCTTCCCAAAAGACCAGCTGAGGTACGACCCCAATGCCGCGCTCAGCGTAGAAGAAGCGATCTGGTTCGGGAAACAAATCGAACATCTCAATAACGACTACCTGGAGGATCCGACTTGGGGACTTAACGGAAACCGACGAGTTCGCTCCATGGTTTCGCTCCCGCTGGCGACGAACACACTCGTCGTGAATTTTGAGCAACTAGCGCAAAACATTCTTAACCCGTCCATCGACGTGATCCTTTTGGATACGACGTTTTGGGGCGGCATTCGGCCATGCATCAAAGCAGCCAGCGTCTGTGAGACATTTCAACTCTCGGTTGCAGTACATTCCTCTGGAGAACTCGGGATTCAATTGGCGACGATGTTGCACCTCGGGGCAGTACTCCCCAACCTGACGTTTGCCGCGGATGCACACTACCATCATTTGCAAGACGATATCATCGAAGGTGGAAAACTCCAGTACGTCGATGGTGCCATTCGAGTCCCAGAAACACCCGGTCTAGGCGTTCAGTTGAATCGTGACAAGCTCGAAGAGTATGCGGCATTGTACAGAGAAGTTGGCGGTTACGCGTACGACCGCGATCCTTCCCGAAAAGAGTGGTTTCCATTGATTCCGAACACCAAGTGGGCGGATCCATCCGTAGGCTTCAACTGTGAAGTGCCGGTGCAGCACGCTCGCTAA
- a CDS encoding Gfo/Idh/MocA family oxidoreductase, with amino-acid sequence MIKVGVIGAGAISTRHIEGYLSFPERCKITAVADIYVDKAQQHVSEYHLSAVAVADYKELLADPDLSLVSICTPPSTHAEIAIAFLKAGKHVLVEKPMAASLEECDAMIEAAQESGCMLSVVAQNRFRTPWMKLKGVLDSKMAGEVLHAQIDSYWWRGHSYYDLWWRGTWESEGGGCTLNHAVHHIDALQWMMGMPVEVSALMSNVSHDNAEVEDISVAALRFENGSVGQITSSVVHHGQEQQLIFQCQKAKLSAPWALYASASRQNGFPERDTNTEAEIQSFFDSLPELVYQEHVGQIENVLSAITDGAPVLIDGHDGRRTLELIVSIYKAATTGQRVTLPLYQDDPFYTKAGLMANVPHFYEKSASVERFENNTITTSGN; translated from the coding sequence ATGATCAAAGTTGGTGTGATTGGTGCAGGTGCGATTTCGACGAGGCACATCGAGGGGTATCTGAGTTTCCCGGAGCGCTGTAAGATTACGGCCGTCGCTGACATATACGTAGATAAGGCACAGCAGCATGTGAGCGAATACCATTTGAGCGCCGTCGCTGTCGCAGACTACAAGGAGTTGCTAGCTGATCCGGACCTGTCGTTGGTCTCGATTTGCACACCTCCTTCGACGCATGCGGAAATTGCCATCGCTTTCTTGAAGGCGGGAAAGCATGTCCTGGTCGAAAAGCCGATGGCCGCGTCCCTCGAAGAGTGCGATGCCATGATCGAAGCCGCACAAGAGAGTGGCTGCATGCTCTCAGTGGTCGCCCAGAACCGCTTTCGCACGCCTTGGATGAAGTTGAAAGGCGTACTTGATTCGAAAATGGCGGGAGAGGTACTGCACGCACAAATCGATTCGTACTGGTGGCGTGGACACAGCTACTACGATTTGTGGTGGAGAGGCACGTGGGAGAGCGAGGGCGGTGGATGTACGCTCAATCACGCAGTTCACCATATCGACGCATTGCAGTGGATGATGGGGATGCCCGTCGAAGTTTCGGCGTTGATGAGCAACGTGTCACACGATAACGCAGAGGTTGAAGACATTTCGGTCGCAGCCCTTCGCTTTGAAAACGGCAGCGTTGGGCAGATCACCAGTTCCGTTGTTCACCACGGTCAAGAACAACAGCTCATCTTTCAGTGTCAGAAGGCAAAGCTGTCAGCACCTTGGGCGTTGTACGCGTCCGCGTCCAGGCAAAATGGATTTCCAGAGCGCGATACGAACACAGAGGCAGAGATTCAGTCGTTTTTCGACAGCCTTCCGGAACTCGTTTATCAAGAGCATGTCGGTCAAATTGAGAACGTCCTCTCTGCCATCACGGATGGGGCCCCTGTGTTGATCGACGGGCACGATGGTCGCAGGACGCTTGAGTTGATCGTGTCCATCTATAAGGCGGCTACTACCGGGCAACGCGTGACGCTGCCGTTGTATCAAGACGATCCGTTCTATACAAAAGCGGGCTTGATGGCGAACGTACCGCACTTTTACGAGAAGAGCGCCTCGGTAGAGCGGTTTGAGAACAATACCATCACGACATCAGGCAACTGA
- a CDS encoding Gfo/Idh/MocA family oxidoreductase: MSKRDGMNYVPEGKSKPVCEKGDFLFAAVGLDHGHIYGMSTGLIDAGGHLALVYDPDPHKVAAFQARFPQVKAARSEEEVLNDPSIRLVAGAAIPSERADLGIRVMEHGKDYFTDKAPLTTLDQLARVREVIRQTGQKYSVYYSERLHVESAVFAGQLIRDGAIGRVVQVLGTGPHRINAPSRPEWFFQRKRYGGILCDIGSHQIEQFLSFTEAEDARVVASKIANYNHKEHTEFEDFGDATLVADNGATNYFRVDWFTPDGLGTWGDGRTFILGTNGYIELRKYIDVGRDPVGDQVYLVNQEGEFHIPVHGKVGYPFFGQLILDCLNRTEQAMTQEHALKAAELSVLAQMQAEVIES, encoded by the coding sequence ATGAGTAAGCGTGACGGCATGAATTACGTTCCGGAAGGCAAGTCAAAACCGGTTTGTGAAAAAGGCGACTTTCTGTTTGCGGCAGTTGGACTCGATCATGGGCACATCTACGGGATGAGTACAGGCCTCATCGATGCAGGAGGCCACCTAGCTCTAGTGTACGATCCTGATCCTCATAAAGTCGCCGCCTTTCAGGCGCGATTTCCCCAAGTAAAAGCGGCGCGATCGGAAGAAGAAGTGCTCAATGACCCATCGATCCGCCTCGTGGCAGGTGCGGCCATCCCATCGGAACGCGCCGATTTGGGTATCCGGGTCATGGAGCACGGCAAAGATTACTTCACTGACAAGGCGCCCCTGACCACCTTGGATCAACTTGCTCGGGTGAGGGAGGTCATCCGTCAGACGGGTCAGAAGTACAGCGTGTACTACAGCGAGCGACTGCACGTCGAGAGTGCCGTGTTCGCTGGACAGTTGATCCGGGACGGTGCTATTGGGCGGGTCGTCCAGGTGCTGGGGACTGGCCCACATCGTATCAATGCCCCGAGTAGGCCAGAGTGGTTCTTTCAGCGCAAGCGGTACGGTGGTATTTTGTGCGATATCGGCAGTCATCAGATCGAACAGTTTTTGTCCTTTACAGAAGCCGAGGATGCCAGGGTCGTAGCTAGTAAAATCGCGAACTACAACCATAAAGAACACACCGAGTTCGAGGATTTTGGCGATGCTACGTTGGTAGCGGACAACGGAGCGACGAACTATTTCCGCGTCGACTGGTTTACTCCGGATGGACTTGGCACTTGGGGGGATGGTCGGACCTTCATCTTAGGGACCAACGGATATATTGAGTTGAGGAAATATATCGACGTTGGGCGGGATCCAGTAGGGGATCAGGTGTATCTCGTCAACCAAGAAGGCGAATTCCACATCCCGGTTCACGGGAAGGTCGGCTACCCATTCTTTGGACAGCTGATTCTCGACTGCCTCAATCGTACAGAACAAGCCATGACGCAGGAGCATGCGCTAAAGGCAGCAGAGTTAAGCGTGCTCGCCCAGATGCAGGCGGAGGTCATTGAAAGCTGA